In Acidobacteriota bacterium, the DNA window TTCCGGCATTTTAAATCGTCACGCTTCGTTGGGCGGGTGTCCGGGCCGGCAGGGCCGGCGAGGGGCGGCCCAACCGGTCACTTGGCGGGCGAGGCGGTGGCGGTGGCTGCTTCCCCGGCGGCCGCAGGGGGCTTGTCGAAGAGCTTCCACTTGGTCTTCAGCTCCTCGAGTTTCCCTGCGCCCTTCAGCTTGGTGATGGCCTGGTCGATCTTGGCCTTGAGGTCGGACCCCTTGCTCATCACGATCCCGTACTGTTCGGAGGACAGCCGCTCGCCCACCAGCCGGAACTGGTCGTCCCCCGAGCTGTTGATGATGTACTGGAGCGGGGGCTCGTCGCCGATGACGGCGTCGATCTCGTCCTGGCTCAGGTTGGTGTTCATGGCTTCTTCGATGGAGTTCACCGGGACGATCTTGGCGTCGGGGATGTTCTCCTTGACGTACTTCTCGGAGGTGGAATCCTTCTCCACGCCGATCCGCTTGCCCTTGAGGTCGGCGGCGGACTGCACGGGGCTGGCGGATTTCACCGCGATGCGGATGCCGGTGTCGAAGTACGGCACGGAGAAGTCGTACTCCTTCTTGCGCTCCTCGGTGATGGAGACGGCGTTGATGATCATGTCGGCCCCGCCGGCCTTCAAGACCTCGAAGCACTTGTTGAACTCGGGGACCCGGTTCCACTCCAGTTTGTAGTCGCCCAGCTCCTTGGCGATCTCGTACATCAGGTCGACGTCGAAACCGTCCACGCCCGTGCCGCTGCCGGCTTCGAAGGGCATGTTGTTGTCGTGGATGGCGATCCGGATTTTCTTGAGCTTGTCGATCCGATCGGTGTCACTAATCGGCTTCCCGGAC includes these proteins:
- a CDS encoding amino acid ABC transporter substrate-binding protein translates to MKRKTALILTVGLVVSVLALLAACGSGKPISDTDRIDKLKKIRIAIHDNNMPFEAGSGTGVDGFDVDLMYEIAKELGDYKLEWNRVPEFNKCFEVLKAGGADMIINAVSITEERKKEYDFSVPYFDTGIRIAVKSASPVQSAADLKGKRIGVEKDSTSEKYVKENIPDAKIVPVNSIEEAMNTNLSQDEIDAVIGDEPPLQYIINSSGDDQFRLVGERLSSEQYGIVMSKGSDLKAKIDQAITKLKGAGKLEELKTKWKLFDKPPAAAGEAATATASPAK